The following proteins are encoded in a genomic region of Micrococcaceae bacterium Sec5.8:
- the pabB gene encoding aminodeoxychorismate synthase component I gives MSPAPVIIAVDGRSGAGKTTLTIELAARLREHHKVSLFHLEDIYPGWNGLAAGIERYVSTVLAPLHRGETAEWVSWDWTAHYDGDARTTPPAEIVLVEGVGAAAEAALPFLAAVIWADCPDQDRRSRALARDGGRYEPFWDEWAAQEQVWLAQDDVPGRADVRVLNRADGAAPAEVLQALQYLPALAPVLVPEAGARRGLQLRTERIDAAPDPSVLFETLFGRSANAVWLDSSLPSGASPAPGPAAERSRFSILADDGGPFGQSVRHSSGTTRVNVGNTSVTVAGPFFRWLDAAWDSGALHGPEQYPCEFTLGWLGYLGYELKRETGGSDVTAGTPDACLLFAGRAVVLDHVERTVWLLALDTAAAGEWLGTARTATEAAVPGPASAAGGSNAAGPSSPGHSAPDFTARDSEAAYKTKISQAQHEIAEGNTYEVCLTTMLTAELPSAVDPWQTYLSLRRKNPAPFASYLRFGELAVASTSPERFLRIAADGHMRAEPIKGTRPRDADAARDSALRQDLQSSPKDRAENIMIVDLLRNDLSHFAVPGSVAVSRLCAIESYATVHQMVSTIDALLRPGMPRAEAVAACFPAGSMTGAPKVSTMAILDRLEGAPRGVYSGAIGYFSLNGATDLAVAIRTLVVTGQSGNRTALSLGVGGAITADSDPQEEYAEIRTKAFGVLSALGAEFPPG, from the coding sequence ATGAGTCCCGCACCCGTCATCATCGCCGTCGACGGACGATCCGGTGCGGGAAAGACCACTCTCACGATTGAACTGGCAGCGCGGCTGCGCGAACACCACAAAGTGTCCTTGTTCCACCTGGAGGACATCTACCCCGGCTGGAACGGGCTCGCGGCCGGCATCGAACGCTACGTCTCCACGGTCCTGGCCCCCCTGCACCGCGGAGAGACGGCCGAATGGGTCAGCTGGGACTGGACTGCACATTATGACGGCGACGCCCGCACCACCCCGCCTGCCGAGATTGTTCTGGTGGAAGGCGTCGGGGCAGCAGCGGAAGCCGCCCTCCCCTTCCTGGCCGCGGTGATCTGGGCTGATTGCCCCGATCAGGACCGGCGCAGCAGGGCCCTGGCCCGCGACGGCGGACGCTACGAACCCTTCTGGGATGAGTGGGCCGCCCAGGAGCAGGTGTGGCTGGCCCAGGACGATGTTCCGGGCCGCGCCGACGTCCGGGTCCTCAACCGCGCCGACGGCGCCGCCCCGGCGGAGGTCCTGCAGGCCCTCCAGTACCTGCCGGCGCTCGCCCCGGTACTGGTTCCCGAAGCCGGCGCCCGCCGCGGCCTTCAGCTCCGTACCGAACGGATCGACGCCGCCCCGGACCCCTCCGTGTTATTCGAGACCCTCTTCGGCCGCTCAGCCAACGCCGTCTGGCTCGATTCTTCGCTTCCCTCCGGTGCCTCCCCGGCGCCCGGTCCGGCGGCGGAACGCAGCCGGTTCAGCATTCTGGCGGACGACGGGGGGCCGTTCGGCCAGTCGGTCCGGCACAGTTCCGGAACCACCCGGGTGAATGTGGGGAACACCAGCGTCACGGTCGCTGGCCCGTTTTTTCGCTGGCTTGACGCGGCCTGGGACTCCGGCGCCCTCCACGGCCCGGAGCAGTATCCCTGCGAGTTCACCCTGGGCTGGCTCGGCTACCTCGGCTATGAACTCAAACGGGAGACCGGCGGCAGCGACGTCACCGCCGGAACCCCCGACGCCTGCCTGTTGTTTGCCGGCCGGGCCGTGGTGCTGGACCATGTGGAGCGCACGGTCTGGCTGCTGGCGCTGGACACTGCGGCCGCCGGGGAGTGGCTCGGAACGGCCCGCACCGCAACCGAAGCGGCGGTGCCCGGGCCGGCATCGGCAGCCGGCGGCAGCAACGCCGCCGGACCCTCCTCCCCCGGCCACAGCGCGCCGGACTTCACCGCGCGGGACTCCGAGGCCGCCTACAAAACGAAGATTTCGCAGGCCCAGCACGAGATCGCCGAGGGCAACACCTACGAGGTGTGCCTGACCACCATGCTGACAGCCGAGCTTCCCTCCGCGGTCGATCCATGGCAGACCTACCTGTCCTTACGCCGGAAGAATCCGGCCCCGTTCGCCAGCTACCTGCGGTTCGGGGAGCTCGCCGTGGCGAGTACGTCCCCGGAACGGTTCCTCCGGATCGCTGCCGACGGTCACATGCGCGCCGAGCCGATCAAGGGAACCCGGCCCCGGGATGCCGATGCCGCCCGGGACTCAGCGCTGCGGCAGGACCTCCAGTCCTCACCGAAGGACCGCGCCGAGAACATCATGATCGTGGACCTGCTCCGCAACGATCTCAGCCATTTCGCCGTGCCCGGATCGGTGGCGGTCAGCCGGCTTTGCGCGATAGAAAGCTACGCCACGGTCCATCAGATGGTGAGTACCATCGACGCCCTGCTCCGGCCCGGCATGCCGCGGGCCGAGGCCGTCGCAGCGTGCTTCCCCGCCGGGTCCATGACCGGCGCCCCCAAGGTCAGCACCATGGCCATCCTCGACCGGCTCGAGGGTGCACCCCGCGGCGTGTACTCCGGGGCAATCGGCTATTTTTCCCTCAACGGCGCCACCGACCTCGCCGTCGCGATCCGCACCCTTGTGGTGACCGGGCAGTCCGGGAACCGCACTGCCCTGAGCCTGGGCGTCGGCGGTGCGATCACCGCGGATTCCGACCCGCAGGAGGAATACGCGGAGATCAGGACCAAAGCGTTCGGGGTTCTCTCCGCGCTCGGCGCGGAATTCCCGCCCGGCTAG
- a CDS encoding class I SAM-dependent methyltransferase: MSAQQPDDVYTHGHHESVVRAHAARTAENSAAFVVPHLAPGVSVLDVGCGPGSITCDFAGLVAPGRVTGLDRSPEVIRQAAALADERGVTNVAFVAGNIYDLDFEDETFDVVHAHQVLQHLTDPVAALREMRRVAKPGGIVAVRDADFHGMSWYPALPELEEWMELYQRIARRNGAEPDAGRRLVSWAQAAGFTDVAPSSSNWLYATGQMRRWQARVWGERVLHSAFADQAREYGFATAADLARLSAGWHRWGSTDDGWFLIPNGEVIARA, translated from the coding sequence ATGAGCGCCCAGCAGCCTGACGATGTGTACACCCACGGCCATCACGAGTCGGTGGTCCGCGCCCACGCCGCCCGCACGGCCGAGAACTCTGCGGCGTTCGTGGTCCCGCATCTGGCCCCCGGGGTCTCGGTGCTCGACGTCGGGTGTGGGCCGGGGAGCATCACTTGCGATTTCGCCGGGCTCGTCGCCCCCGGGCGAGTCACCGGGCTGGACCGCTCGCCCGAGGTGATCCGCCAGGCAGCCGCCCTGGCCGACGAGCGCGGCGTGACAAACGTGGCGTTCGTCGCCGGCAACATCTATGATCTCGACTTCGAGGATGAGACGTTCGACGTCGTGCACGCTCACCAGGTCCTGCAGCACCTCACAGATCCGGTTGCTGCCCTGCGGGAAATGCGCCGTGTCGCCAAACCCGGTGGCATCGTGGCGGTGCGTGACGCCGATTTCCACGGCATGAGCTGGTACCCGGCACTGCCGGAACTGGAGGAGTGGATGGAGCTCTACCAGCGGATCGCGCGCCGCAACGGGGCCGAGCCCGACGCCGGCCGGCGACTGGTGTCATGGGCGCAGGCTGCCGGCTTCACCGACGTCGCACCGTCCAGCAGCAACTGGCTGTATGCAACCGGGCAGATGCGGCGCTGGCAGGCCAGGGTCTGGGGCGAGCGGGTGCTGCATTCGGCCTTCGCGGACCAGGCGCGTGAGTACGGCTTCGCCACTGCCGCCGACCTGGCCCGCCTGTCGGCAGGTTGGCACCGCTGGGGTTCCACCGACGACGGCTGGTTCCTGATTCCCAACGGCGAGGTAATCGCCCGGGCGTAA
- a CDS encoding LysE family transporter: MQPSLWLALAGAGVLISFTPGAGAINTMSNSLNSGFRRSIWGILGQQAALVVHILVVALGVGVLVASSPVAFNVIRYAGAAYLVYLGIQQFRHEPDLDQEKAAALRNEPAFSMFRRGLWVNLLNPKAIVFFLAFMPQFIRPADPLLPQYLTLTATVVVIDILVMWFFFAAAAKSFQRFTHDARGQRILNRTFGVLFMAVGVLLALIH; this comes from the coding sequence GTGCAACCCTCCCTTTGGCTGGCCCTCGCCGGTGCCGGCGTCCTGATCAGCTTCACCCCCGGCGCAGGCGCCATCAACACCATGAGCAACTCGCTGAACTCCGGCTTTCGGCGCTCCATCTGGGGAATCCTCGGGCAGCAGGCGGCGCTGGTGGTACATATCCTGGTCGTGGCCCTGGGCGTGGGGGTACTGGTGGCGAGTTCACCGGTGGCCTTCAACGTCATCCGCTACGCGGGAGCCGCCTACCTCGTCTACCTGGGCATCCAGCAATTCCGGCATGAACCCGACCTGGACCAAGAGAAGGCCGCGGCCCTGCGGAACGAGCCGGCCTTCTCCATGTTTCGCCGCGGCCTGTGGGTCAACCTGCTGAACCCCAAGGCGATCGTGTTCTTCCTGGCCTTCATGCCGCAGTTCATCCGCCCGGCGGATCCGCTGTTGCCGCAGTACCTCACACTGACCGCCACTGTGGTGGTCATCGACATCCTGGTCATGTGGTTCTTCTTCGCCGCCGCGGCCAAGTCGTTCCAGCGCTTCACACACGATGCCCGCGGGCAGCGGATCCTCAACCGGACGTTCGGCGTGCTGTTCATGGCCGTCGGCGTCCTGCTCGCCCTCATTCACTGA
- the cls gene encoding cardiolipin synthase has product MLWPFSLADSLPSWIILILAVVDFGIRVLALGIIPGNRRPTTAMAWLLIIFFVPAVGLVLFLLFGNFRLSRKRRAQQDAVNTRVRAGASELAMLESGYEGPDWVLSAAELNKTLGSLPMVDGNHVDLLPGYPDSFTAMAAAIREAESFVNAEFYILSSDHFTDDLLTAMEEAAERGVEVRLLFDHLGTLRVKGYSKLIARLKASKIRWRPMLPLRPVHGQWRRPDLRNHRKIMVIDGEVAFTGSQNLIEPSYNNPRHRKVGREWVELMACLRGPIVTTLNVVFATDWLSETDENLEQQLAHRPELHAGNITAQVVPSGPGFITENNLRLFNTLIYSAQRNISICSPYFVPDDSLLYAVTTAAQRGVDVELFVSEKGDQFLVHHAQQSYYEALLEAGVRIYLYQAPFVLHAKHFTIDNEVAVLGSSNMDMRSFSLNLEVSVMLLGEDIVRRVSAVEDTYRGVSRELVLEDWMKRPMGVKYVDNVARLTATLQ; this is encoded by the coding sequence GTGCTGTGGCCGTTTTCGCTGGCGGATTCTCTTCCGTCATGGATCATCCTGATTCTGGCCGTAGTTGATTTCGGCATCAGGGTCCTGGCCCTGGGCATCATTCCCGGAAACCGGCGGCCCACCACTGCCATGGCATGGCTCCTCATCATCTTCTTTGTTCCGGCCGTGGGCCTGGTGCTCTTCCTGCTCTTCGGCAACTTCCGGCTCTCCCGCAAACGCCGGGCACAGCAGGACGCAGTGAACACCCGGGTCCGCGCCGGCGCCTCGGAGCTCGCGATGCTGGAGAGCGGCTATGAGGGCCCGGACTGGGTGCTGTCCGCGGCGGAACTGAACAAGACGCTGGGGTCGCTGCCGATGGTGGACGGCAACCACGTGGACCTCCTCCCGGGCTACCCGGATTCGTTCACGGCCATGGCGGCCGCCATCCGGGAAGCGGAGTCCTTCGTCAACGCCGAGTTCTACATCCTGAGTTCGGACCACTTCACCGATGACCTGCTGACAGCGATGGAGGAAGCCGCGGAGCGCGGCGTGGAAGTCCGCCTTTTGTTCGACCACCTGGGGACCCTGCGCGTCAAGGGTTACAGCAAGCTGATCGCCCGGCTCAAGGCCAGCAAGATCCGCTGGCGGCCCATGCTCCCGCTGCGGCCCGTCCATGGGCAGTGGCGTCGCCCGGACCTGCGCAACCACCGCAAAATCATGGTCATTGACGGCGAAGTTGCGTTCACCGGGTCGCAGAACCTGATTGAGCCCTCCTACAACAACCCTCGGCACCGCAAGGTGGGCCGCGAATGGGTCGAGCTGATGGCCTGCCTGCGCGGACCGATTGTCACCACGCTCAACGTGGTCTTCGCCACCGACTGGCTCAGCGAAACGGATGAAAACCTCGAACAGCAGCTGGCGCACCGCCCGGAACTGCACGCCGGGAACATCACGGCCCAGGTGGTGCCCAGCGGGCCGGGCTTCATCACCGAAAACAACCTGCGGCTCTTCAACACCCTGATTTACTCCGCGCAGCGCAACATCTCGATCTGCAGCCCGTACTTTGTGCCGGATGATTCGCTCCTGTACGCGGTAACGACGGCGGCGCAGCGCGGTGTCGACGTCGAACTTTTCGTCTCGGAGAAGGGCGACCAGTTCCTGGTCCACCACGCGCAGCAGTCCTATTACGAGGCGCTGCTGGAGGCCGGGGTGCGGATTTACCTTTACCAGGCCCCGTTTGTGCTGCACGCCAAGCACTTCACGATCGACAACGAGGTCGCGGTGCTGGGGTCAAGCAACATGGATATGCGCTCCTTCTCGCTGAACCTGGAAGTCTCCGTGATGCTCCTGGGTGAGGACATTGTCCGGCGGGTCAGCGCCGTGGAGGACACCTATCGCGGCGTTTCCCGCGAGCTGGTGCTTGAGGACTGGATGAAGCGGCCCATGGGGGTCAAATACGTAGACAACGTCGCCCGGCTGACGGCGACGCTCCAATAG
- a CDS encoding SDR family NAD(P)-dependent oxidoreductase — translation MDYFSTEFGRFSTAAEVAAGVDLSGRSAIVTGAASGIGAETARALAQTGAAVTLAVRNMDAGRKAAQRIAAVTANPRVRAAELDLADMDSVDAFTSRWNGPLHILVNNAGIMMAPESYTPQGWELQFATNHLGHFALACGLQPALAADGAARIVVVSSSGHGDSPVIFDDLFFNRRPYDAGAAYGQSKTANVLFAVEATRRWAADGITANALMPGGVWTNLQRHWDPAVLAAIKAQVLQAGLPVKSVEQGAATSVLLATAATLEGIGGRYFEDCNEAQTVSRITDGLHGVLDYALDAETAHRLWDVSAELLEAARSRR, via the coding sequence ATGGACTACTTCAGCACTGAATTCGGCCGGTTCAGCACGGCTGCAGAAGTGGCGGCCGGCGTCGATCTCTCCGGACGGTCAGCGATCGTGACTGGAGCCGCGTCCGGAATCGGCGCCGAGACCGCACGCGCGTTGGCCCAGACGGGGGCAGCTGTGACCCTCGCGGTGCGCAATATGGACGCCGGCCGCAAAGCCGCCCAACGTATTGCAGCAGTCACGGCCAACCCGCGGGTGCGGGCCGCCGAACTCGACCTTGCCGACATGGACTCCGTCGACGCGTTCACCTCCCGCTGGAACGGACCCCTGCATATCCTGGTCAATAACGCCGGGATCATGATGGCCCCGGAGTCCTACACGCCCCAGGGGTGGGAGTTGCAGTTTGCAACCAACCATCTGGGCCACTTTGCCCTCGCCTGCGGGCTTCAGCCTGCCCTGGCAGCGGACGGAGCCGCACGCATCGTCGTCGTCAGCTCCTCCGGACACGGCGACTCCCCCGTGATCTTCGACGATTTGTTCTTCAACCGCAGACCGTACGATGCCGGAGCCGCCTACGGGCAGTCCAAGACCGCCAACGTGCTCTTTGCCGTCGAAGCCACCCGCCGGTGGGCGGCAGATGGCATCACCGCGAACGCGCTCATGCCCGGCGGCGTCTGGACGAATCTCCAACGCCACTGGGATCCCGCGGTCCTCGCTGCGATCAAAGCGCAGGTTCTGCAGGCGGGCTTGCCGGTCAAATCGGTGGAACAAGGCGCCGCCACCTCCGTACTCCTTGCCACTGCGGCCACGCTCGAAGGAATCGGCGGACGGTATTTCGAAGACTGCAACGAAGCCCAAACCGTCTCCCGGATAACCGATGGGCTCCACGGAGTCCTCGACTACGCCCTTGACGCGGAGACCGCTCACCGGCTGTGGGATGTCTCGGCGGAATTGCTGGAAGCAGCCAGGTCCCGACGCTGA
- a CDS encoding MarR family transcriptional regulator — MLLQEFSLEANRYADAAGSRNDMHRTDLNALSVIMQHTARNQIVTPGVLRKELHLSSPATTALIDRLHNSGHVVRERQGPDRRQVQLRMTPKAYRDGGAMFQPLARHMAAALAEFTPAELDLATRFMTSMVEATVKAGREAAGEHATPSAGPRS; from the coding sequence ATGCTGCTCCAGGAGTTCAGCCTTGAAGCCAACCGCTACGCTGATGCCGCCGGCAGCCGCAACGACATGCACCGGACAGACCTCAACGCCTTGTCCGTGATCATGCAGCACACCGCCCGGAACCAGATCGTCACCCCCGGCGTGCTCCGCAAGGAACTCCACCTGAGTTCCCCGGCCACCACAGCCCTGATCGACCGGCTGCACAACTCAGGCCACGTGGTCCGCGAACGGCAGGGCCCGGACCGCCGCCAGGTCCAGCTCCGCATGACTCCCAAGGCTTACCGCGACGGCGGTGCCATGTTCCAGCCACTCGCACGCCATATGGCCGCCGCGCTGGCCGAATTCACTCCGGCGGAACTGGATCTCGCCACCCGGTTCATGACGTCCATGGTTGAGGCGACGGTCAAAGCCGGGCGCGAGGCGGCCGGGGAGCATGCGACGCCTTCGGCAGGCCCGCGTTCATGA
- a CDS encoding low molecular weight protein-tyrosine-phosphatase produces MTSTPSQYRIITVCTGNICRSPMAELMLTEALAAAGLAGAVVDSAGITGYEVGRPIDPRAARNLAGHNIASDTHVAREWRPEWFASRDLILALDVDHFGWLQEAAPDRAALARIRMLRSFDPAVAGKDGLDQGIEDPWYGSRTDFDLTWDLINASIPGIVAHVGTELARRRGPERQQPGAAGQQVRSIP; encoded by the coding sequence ATGACCTCAACGCCGAGCCAGTACCGGATCATCACGGTCTGCACGGGGAACATTTGCCGGTCGCCGATGGCTGAGCTGATGCTGACGGAAGCCCTCGCGGCCGCGGGACTCGCCGGCGCCGTCGTCGATTCAGCAGGAATCACGGGCTACGAGGTAGGCCGGCCCATCGACCCGCGCGCAGCCCGCAATCTCGCGGGCCACAACATCGCCTCGGACACTCACGTGGCTCGCGAATGGCGGCCCGAGTGGTTCGCCTCCCGGGACCTCATTCTTGCCCTTGACGTGGATCATTTCGGCTGGCTGCAGGAGGCGGCGCCGGACCGTGCGGCGCTGGCGAGGATCCGGATGCTGCGCAGCTTCGATCCGGCTGTCGCGGGAAAGGACGGCCTGGACCAGGGCATTGAAGACCCCTGGTACGGCAGCCGCACGGACTTTGACCTCACCTGGGACCTGATCAACGCCTCGATTCCCGGAATCGTGGCGCATGTCGGGACCGAGCTGGCCCGGCGCCGGGGACCGGAGAGGCAACAGCCCGGCGCTGCCGGGCAGCAGGTACGCTCTATTCCATGA
- a CDS encoding aminodeoxychorismate lyase, translating into MTSPVAAPVLVFLDPAFDGGRLADATKPQLMATDQGATRGDGVFESLLVVGGQPRKLQAHLNRLAGSARLLELGIPAEGVWRRAIATAISEYRRSHLPGGGTTDDELVVKLLVTRGVEGAAGPTCWVQASVPGAAGRRQRETGIDVLLLDRGYDSEVGERAPWLLMGAKTLSYAVNMAALRYAHAHGADDVIFTSADGRVLEGPTSTVLLAHLDTDDDGAGGVRTVRRLITPQLDSGILPGTSQGALFTAAKAAGWELGYGPLEPRDLYDADAVWLISSIRLLAPVNHIDGREIGTPDLRQQLTAELNALYATIE; encoded by the coding sequence ATGACTTCTCCCGTAGCCGCTCCGGTGCTGGTCTTTCTGGATCCCGCGTTCGACGGCGGCCGGCTGGCCGACGCCACCAAACCACAGCTGATGGCGACCGACCAGGGAGCCACCCGAGGCGACGGCGTCTTTGAGTCGCTGCTGGTTGTGGGCGGACAGCCCCGCAAGCTTCAGGCGCATCTGAACCGGCTGGCCGGGTCCGCCCGGCTTTTGGAGCTGGGCATCCCGGCCGAGGGCGTGTGGCGCCGGGCCATTGCGACAGCGATCAGCGAATACCGGCGCAGCCATCTGCCCGGCGGCGGGACCACCGACGACGAGCTCGTCGTCAAGCTCCTCGTGACCCGCGGCGTCGAAGGCGCGGCGGGGCCCACCTGCTGGGTACAGGCGTCGGTCCCCGGCGCCGCCGGACGGCGCCAGCGCGAAACCGGCATTGACGTGCTCCTGCTGGACCGCGGCTACGACAGCGAAGTCGGGGAACGCGCCCCCTGGCTGCTCATGGGCGCCAAGACCCTCTCTTACGCCGTCAACATGGCAGCGCTTCGCTATGCGCACGCGCACGGAGCCGATGACGTGATCTTCACCTCCGCGGACGGGCGGGTCCTGGAGGGTCCGACGTCCACCGTCCTGCTCGCACACCTGGACACGGACGACGACGGCGCCGGCGGGGTGCGCACGGTCCGGCGGCTCATCACGCCCCAGCTCGACAGCGGAATCCTGCCCGGCACCTCGCAGGGGGCCTTGTTCACCGCGGCCAAGGCGGCCGGCTGGGAGCTGGGCTACGGCCCGTTGGAGCCGCGTGACCTGTACGACGCCGACGCCGTCTGGCTGATCTCCAGCATCCGGCTGCTGGCTCCCGTCAACCACATCGACGGCCGGGAAATCGGCACGCCGGACCTGCGTCAGCAGCTCACCGCGGAGCTCAACGCGCTGTACGCCACCATCGAGTAA
- a CDS encoding dihydrofolate reductase family protein gives MRNVTAGLFSSVDGVVEDPFLWQFDSFDEELGAGMGEMMGRIDAGLLGRVGYQQWAQYWPNAEADADFGGFINPLPKYVASRTLTGGLQWQNSQLIEGPLEGFVTDLKNSDGGDIGVFSSISLVRQLLFAGLLDTLMLIVHPVVAGSGRRLFNDGDPLTRLELQSSQQTSKGNMILSYGRRKD, from the coding sequence ATGCGCAACGTGACGGCCGGTCTTTTCAGCTCCGTGGACGGCGTGGTGGAAGACCCGTTTCTCTGGCAGTTCGACAGCTTTGACGAGGAGCTCGGGGCGGGGATGGGCGAGATGATGGGCCGGATCGACGCCGGGCTGCTGGGCCGCGTGGGCTACCAACAATGGGCGCAATACTGGCCGAACGCCGAAGCCGACGCCGACTTTGGCGGGTTCATCAACCCGCTGCCCAAATACGTTGCGTCCCGGACCCTGACGGGCGGCCTTCAGTGGCAGAACTCGCAGCTGATCGAGGGCCCGCTGGAGGGCTTCGTCACGGACCTGAAGAACAGCGACGGCGGCGACATTGGAGTATTCAGCAGCATCTCCCTGGTCCGCCAGCTGCTCTTCGCCGGGCTGCTGGACACTCTGATGCTGATCGTGCATCCTGTCGTGGCGGGCAGCGGCCGGCGGCTCTTCAACGATGGGGACCCTTTGACCCGGCTCGAGTTGCAGTCATCCCAGCAGACCAGCAAAGGCAATATGATTCTCAGCTACGGACGCCGCAAGGACTGA